One part of the Dermacentor andersoni chromosome 2, qqDerAnde1_hic_scaffold, whole genome shotgun sequence genome encodes these proteins:
- the ND-B12 gene encoding NADH dehydrogenase [ubiquinone] 1 beta subcomplex subunit 3, producing the protein MGGEVAEHGHHGHHGPKVPAVPDYRIYKVEDVPRLVKLRDALAREGLKDPWMRNEVWRYSSFTKINNWGLAKALITRGMKPGFILAVATVVLEKAYDFAFAKDHHHHHQDEGHQ; encoded by the exons ATGGGCGGCGAAGTCGCTGAACACGGCCACCACGGACATCATGGCCCGAAAGTTCCAGCTGTACCAGATTACAGGATCTATAAGGTCGAGGACGTCCCGAGGCTGGTGAAACTGAGGGATGCACTGGCTCGAGAAGGCCTCAAAGACCCCTGGATGAG AAATGAAGTGTGGCGTTACAGCTCGTTCACCAAGATCAACAACTGGGGTCTTGCCAAGGCTCTTATAACACGTGGAATGAAGCCTGGCTTCATACTGGCTGTAGCCACGGTTGTATTAGAGAAAGCATATGACTTTGCATTTGCAAAggatcaccaccaccaccaccaggacgAAGGTCACCAATAA